The following nucleotide sequence is from Candidatus Acetothermia bacterium.
CTCACAGGGCAGGACAACGCCAGTGGCCTCCCCGAGATGCGGTTCTCCAACGACGGGCGCGCGTGGAGCGGCTGGGAGGGGTTCGCCGCCACTAGGCAGTGGGACCTCTCGCAGTTCGGCGGCAGCACCGCCCCTGGCCGGAAGACGGTGTTCGCCGAGCTGCGCGACCGGTCGGGGAACGTCGCTCAGCTCCAGGCCCAGATCGAGTACATCGTGGCCAAACCGCCCACGGCCCGGTTCACCGTCACTCCAGAGAGTCCGCGCCCTGGCCAGGCCACGACCTTCGACGCTTCGGCCTCATCGAGCCCGAATGGGGCCATCACCCGCTACGCCTGGGACTTCGGAGATGGCACGCAGGAGGCGACCGACAAGCCCGTGACCAAGCACACCTACGACAAGGAGGGGCGCTACACGGTGCGCCTGGCGGTGACCGACGTGCTGGGGCTGACGGCCCCGGCCCCCCCGCGGGAGCTGGTCGTCGAGATCAAGCCGGCCACCCTGCGCGTGCCCCTCGACTTCTTCACCGTGGACGAGGCCCTGGCGGCCGCCCAGCCCGGGGACATCCTCCTCCTCAGCCCCGGCTTCTACACCGTGAACCTGGTGCTCGGCAAGTCCATCACCCTCAAGGGGACGGGCACTCCGGCGACCCTGCAAGGGAAAGACAAGACCAAACCGGTGCTCACCGTCCAGGGTGAGAACGTCGAGGTGCGAGTGGAGTCCCTCACGATCACGACGCTGGCCGGGGCCGGTGCTTCGACCGTCCTCGTCCAAGGCAAGGCAAGGCTGACGATCGTAAGCGCGCCCGTGAGCAACATGGGCACAGCGCCCGCGCTGGACCTGAAAGACTCCGCCCGGCTGACGCTCGAAGGAACGGCTGCAAGTCCAATAGCCGTGAGCAGCGGGGGCGGGACGGCGATTCAGGCCCGCGACCAGGCCCAGCTCACCCTCGCCAACGCCCGGCTCAGCGGGAAGAGCGGGCTCGCCTTGAGCGGCTCGGCCCAAGCCACCCTCAGCGGCTCCACCATTACAGCCACCGGCGGCGATGGCCTCACCTCCTCCGGCTCGGGGGCCGTGACGATGCACAACGTCCAGAT
It contains:
- a CDS encoding PKD domain-containing protein, encoding MDWENPEDIAGIAAYWFKVGSAPTGPKDGARREIAQKPLIVENPPEGEQPLFVWLEDGMGNTTHEKRAQVLLRFDKTPPTGKLFINDGATRTMELVVTLQLTGQDNASGLPEMRFSNDGRAWSGWEGFAATRQWDLSQFGGSTAPGRKTVFAELRDRSGNVAQLQAQIEYIVAKPPTARFTVTPESPRPGQATTFDASASSSPNGAITRYAWDFGDGTQEATDKPVTKHTYDKEGRYTVRLAVTDVLGLTAPAPPRELVVEIKPATLRVPLDFFTVDEALAAAQPGDILLLSPGFYTVNLVLGKSITLKGTGTPATLQGKDKTKPVLTVQGENVEVRVESLTITTLAGAGASTVLVQGKARLTIVSAPVSNMGTAPALDLKDSARLTLEGTAASPIAVSSGGGTAIQARDQAQLTLANARLSGKSGLALSGSAQATLSGSTITATGGDGLTSSGSGAVTMHNVQITAGKTGVRLSGSAQATFDLAGSTLTGEEAGIALRDTAKLTARGGTIRSGASGIGVDVAGQAQLILEGAAVSGGVVDLRVIERARAMVQKTKLFGGLAGVLAGDSAVVLLQENEITDHPLWGVALATPACVRAELRTLTGHTDYVNSVAFSPDGRLLASGSY